One window of the Danaus plexippus chromosome 25, MEX_DaPlex, whole genome shotgun sequence genome contains the following:
- the LOC116775224 gene encoding uncharacterized protein LOC116775224 produces MTSPAVLLCYVLVCSTCGLALDQTVDNKISKRRSIMEPMHGLVKKAVNNIDLIETRTNVHNNIVNSIENLKYETGEYGTRANSIDEVVKFDDIYTEQDEIFNTNVHGDYVDKLRKKNTIKDFTIDFIPKKRVKRDDEQDMKCESFNFDKNKKYITHPHDGENKKKYYYSHMDCVTVISGAEGEVVQLTFVDMFHIEYHPECSYDYLEIRDGKRGYAKLLGKVCGEAFPRTYTTTGPHAWLKFHSDDTIEYEGFRIDIKFIRTPTSYSIPDSCYKELPKGSRHAIIVSNDIDKDCSARTVDQDLDFLWNFTAPLGHKIYLNFTQYTLAKPNECEHNFVEIFGHVLESDARLVLYCGSVANPVTSKGIEGIKDGDDKGNIMFVRLYTSKVGKSSFFNASFIAYRTLDTTKDGDKCDEETEFDCEDNTCIDKSLKCDNTAQCRLKADEEKDRCSSPADSMIDQTHIKVILIIFCLILSGMTFVFFFKCIKKLYEDHKIIKEHIRQSCEDRLDMVSSRLTLDAKRLQRDSEPRASLERDNQTNEMFKQQRKFSQQKIRPTSIDSDYIQETQLDLDDDEPWRREVESIPVEQENVRIERNGRSRRSESKKEESIKSKKESVEKKQIRDVSVGAPDTKESGCQTRESLFQTDPAISSDGSGTTNSRGFSTFGYSGATIARPSPPQTNTSQITIELLRQATEKEEKSQKKYPDRRPMSTETTRSAPDVIIVSKPIR; encoded by the exons ATGACATCGCCGGCAGTTTTATTGTGTTACGTACTTG TTTGTTCAACGTGCGGGCTAGCGTTGGATCAGACAGttgataacaaaatatctaaaagGCGAAGCATTATGGAACCAATGCATGGATTAGTTAAGAAAGctgttaataatatagatcTTATCGAAACTAGGACcaatgtacataataatattgtaaatagtatagaaaatttaaaatatgagacAGGTGAATACGGCACAAGAGCAAATTCTATCGATGAGGTCGTCAAATTTGATGATATTTATACGGAACAAGATGAGATATTCAATACAAACGTACACGGTGATTACgtagataaattaagaaaGAAGAACACAATCAAGGATTTTACAATAgattttataccaaaaaaacGTGTCAAGAGAGACGATGAGCAAGATATGAAATGCgagagttttaattttgacaaaaacaaaaagtatataacacaTCCGCATGATGgggaaaataagaaaaaatattattatagccaCATGGATTGCGTGACAGTCATAAGTG GGGCTGAGGGTGAAGTGGTTCAGTTGACGTTTGTGGACATGTTCCACATAGAATATCACCCAGAATGTAGCTATGACTATTTAGAG ATACGCGATGGTAAAAGAGGTTACGCGAAACTTCTTGGTAAAGTTTGTGGGGAAGCCTTCCCTCGTACATATACCACAACTGGACCTCATGCTTGGCTGAAGTTTCACTCTGATGATACCATTGAATATGAGGGTTTCCGCATTGATATTAAGTTCATACGTACTCCAACCAGTT ATAGCATACCGGATTCCTGTTACAAGGAACTACCGAAAGGTAGCAGGCATGCGATCATAGTATCAAATGATATTGATAAGGACTGTAGCGCCAGAACTGTTGACCAGGATCTAGATTTTCTATGGAATTTCACAGCACCTCTTGGTCACAAG ATTTATCTGAATTTCACACAGTATACGTTGGCAAAACCCAATGAGTGTGAGCacaattttgttgaaatcttTGGACATGTATTGGAATCAGACGCCAG acttGTTTTGTACTGCGGTTCTGTTGCAAACCCTGTAACCTCGAAAGGTATTGAAGGTATTAAAGATGGTGATGACAAAGGAAACATAATGTTTGTACGATTGTACACGTCAAAAGTAGGAAAATCATCCTTTTTTAATGCCAGCTTCATAGCTTACAGAACTTTGGACACTACCAAGGATGGAG atAAATGTGACGAAGAGACTGAATTCGACTGTGAAGATAATACATGTATcgataaaagtttaaaatgtgaCAATACTGCCCAGTGCAGATTAAAAGCTGACGAAGAAAAAGATAGATGCTCA AGTCCAGCCGATTCCATGATTGATCAAACTCACATCAAAGTGATTCTCATCATTTTCTGTCTCATTTTGTCGGGAAtgacttttgtatttttctttaaatgcaTCAAAAAGTTGTACGAAGATCATAAGATAATTAAA GAACATATACGCCAATCTTGCGAGGACCGTTTGGATATGGTGAGCAGCCGTCTAACCCTGGATGCCAAGCGGCTTCAGCGAGACAGCGAGCCGCGGGCAAGCCTAGAAAGGGATAACCAAACAAACGAGATGTTCAAGCAGCAAAGAAAGTTTTCGCAACAAAAAATCCGG CCTACCAGCATAGATTCTGACTACATCCAGGAAACGCAACTGGACCTTGATGACGATGAACCCTGGCGACGAGAAGTAGAGAGCATTCCTGTTGAGCAAGAAAACGTTAGGATCGAACGGAATGGAAGAAGCAGACGCAGTGAGAGCAAGAAGGAAGAatctataaaaagtaaaaaagaaaGCGTCGAGAAGAAACAGATACGAGATGTTTCGGTTGGCGCTCCGGACACCAAAGAATCGGGGTGTCAAACAAGAGAGAGCCTTTTTCAAACAGATCCAGCAATTAGTTCTGATg gtTCCGGTACAACGAACAGCCGTGGGTTTTCAACTTTTGGCTATTCTGGTGCCACAATAGCCAGGCCTTCGCCACCACAAACCAACACCTCGCAAATCACAATTGAATTACTGCGACAGGCCACAGAAAAAGAAGAGAAATCAC aaaaaaaatatcccgaTCGGAGACCGATGAGCACAGAGACGACCCGATCCGCCCCTGACGTAATCATCGTCTCTAAACCGATTCGCTGA